In Ananas comosus cultivar F153 linkage group 14, ASM154086v1, whole genome shotgun sequence, the genomic stretch CATCCTTCTCTATGTTTCTTCTTGcttttaagaaaattaacatGTTGTTTTATCCCGCATTCGTAGAGGTCAAGAAGTTAAAGAGGCCTTGAGGGCGCAAATGGAAGTGCAAAGAAAACTTCATGAACAAGTGGAGGTAACTTTCTCTTAGTCTcatttttaatcctttttttcctattttactCTACATTATGATTATGATCATTTACGAAAGCTTTCTACGCCGCCTATGAACTACTTCGAATCTTGCTGCCTTTTCGCAAAATTAGAATCTAATCATAATAGGCCTGGCTTCTGGAACGGCTTCTCTAATCTGCGAAGCTACAGCGAGATTGATGTTTCGCTTCTGCTGTGTCGAAAAGCTGAAATGACTTTCTGAGTCCCTAACATGGAAGCCGCCGTAAGAAGTTGTTTGCGCTCTTACTTTTGCAGAAACTTCGGCTATGCCACACAATGCCCCCTAAAAAGTTAATGCGGCATAACACGCATCCCCAAGAGCCGACTTCGAAGCTCAATTGCTGCTCTGATCATTCGTTCTCGTTCTTGTTCTTAAAATCTTGACCAGGTTCAGAAGCACGTTCAGATTCGAATGGAAGCGTACAAGAAGTACATCGACTCCTTACTCGACAAGGCGTACAAGATCGCGTCGGAGCAAATCGCGATGAGCAGTCTCAACAACTCGACCGAGCACGACTTACACGATCTGGCGACCAGAGGGGTCATGTGCGCCCCCTCCGACCCCCTGAGCCCCTCGATCTTCCACCAACTATCCGTCGGCTCGATCAGTTTACACAGTCCGGGGGGCAGAACCGCCCCGACTTCGGCGATCGACGGCCAATTCTTCTTTCAAAAACCGCCGGAACTAAAGCGCAAATCATACTaaaccaaaaaaggaaaaaagaaaaagaaaaagaaaaatgcaaagaTGGAAATGGAAAGATCTTCTTTTGTAGTGCAGTAGTGTTCTTAGTGGCCTTGTCCTTTTAGTTCTTTGTAAGATATTTCGCGGAACAAGGTTTATTTTCCTTTAtatttcttattaaatttaaaaactttgatctttaatattattattattatgtgacACTACTACACTGATCAGGCTCTCTGTTGTAtgaacttttattattattgcaatGCAATTATTAGATAGTGAGCATTACTTGGTTATTTAATTTCCTTGGAAATTTTGCAAAATGCTTTGGATGATTATAtgatctttctctttttttataggctaaattacataaaatctcctgtcaaaatctaatttttcactttctcttccTGTCATTTACAAATCTACACTTTgttttcttgtaaaataaaaaatggtcacAGGGGGTATgatgtgaactgtgatgacaaaatgaccattttgcccctcaccatttttggCAACAAGAAAGAAGGttgagggcatttttggcactaaaaaatatataataatattttattaacgGAATTCTAACGAATCACTAACGGCAAGgggtgaagtgaatattttttattttacaagggggtaaagtgtaagtttttaaatgtcaaaggagggaaagtgaaaaatcgggttttgaccgaaaaattttctgtaatttagctttttttataTTGCAATTTGATCTACGTGTACTTCTCCATATTGTGTGTGTCAAATTGCTTTTTCGGAAAATAACACTGACAACAGTTTTTTAGCtggaaaagtatttttctttttcagatttagtagaaaaatagtatttttgcttttcatatttttttattcaataattaaaaattgtagAAAAGGAAGTTTTCTTTGGGAAACTTATTTTtcggaaaataatttttcatgctttttcgagAAACCAAACATCCTTTTATTTGGTTCCTTAGAAaaatgtggattttttttttttgagaaaaaagtttttcatgaaAGATCATTTTTCCAGTTTTTCCTCCGTTTCGTGATTTTGTTTTcgtaacaaaaaatttaaaaataaaaaaatgttagttTTCCATGAAATATGGgcaaaaatatttacagaaagTCATGGTGTTACGGAGAgagcaaaatgatcaaattatccttatttgataaaaaaataattttttaatttatttctataatttttaagagtatttttgctataaaatataatataagagtattttttaatttttaaaaaataagagagaaacgtgaaaaaatatgtatttacatATAATGATTTGgcaaaattacagaaaactctctTACCAATACttgatttttcactttgcccctcctgtcatttaaaactCTACACTTTGTCCGcttgaaaaataagaaatgtgCACTTTGGCCCCAGCCGTTAGTATTTCGTTAgaatttcttttatattatattattatatattttttatacccaaaataccctcAGTCTCCTCCCCTCAACATTGCCGCCTCCTTCCTCGCCGCCCACGCCGTCTCACCCTACTCTGCCACCTcgccctcctctgccgccttgCCCTCGCCCACCCTTCCATCCGCGCTCACGCACACGCTCTCATGCTCCTTCGTCGTCTCGCCCTTGCccccgccctcgccctcgcccacatttTCGTCCATACTCACCCCGATCTATTCTCTACTGCCGCTGAAATGGAGGGCGACGAGGGTGCAAGAGGAGCGAGGGGGAGCAGGTCGAGGAAATGGAGTCGAAGCTGCGGTGGAGCTAGGCGCAAAGAACGAAACAGGAGAGACGACGGCTGAGCAAAAGTGGGGACAAGACGAAGATAAAGAAGGacaatttggttatttttatcatcacatatTTTTCAAGGGGGGAAagtataagtttttaaatgataattGATAagtattaagtttttaaatgacagaaaaaaatgacaaaataagtattgaaagaaattttttttataatttagcctaaagattttctatattttagttataaaatttttataaaaaataatattttaataattttttatagaaagtGATGGATAAAGAAAGTTGACTTTGCTCCTACACGAGACAAAATCACAAATGGAAAAAGCCTGTAAAAACCTAACttcatttagaattttttttttttttcacatttacgtcaaaagaaacaataaaaatatcatcGAAACTCCACTTCTCGCTCTTGAATTACTCCAatttaataaacatatatatagagagagagaaagggagagttgagctagaatgttaTCAGTATCAAACCAGCTCCGTTACTATCCATTTATTTTCCATGATGGAgcatccaaatcgatgatcggtatagttgaacatgatctatactacttgaagtatctattaaccaaatttcaaatcttgtcGACATTATTAGCCtgatgatcaaaggatttcaaattttataattttaatggtcgatatcagatgttttctcgtttaacggtataaagatatccaaatttattgaattttggttagaaaattctttaaactatttagaacaagatctatattcttgatcttgattacaagactcctatcatcaaggaactagaacttaaattttcaaaataggaattttaaatttcttaaaagTTAAAGTTGACAAGTAAAACTGTACTAAATGAATGATTCATTTGCtacaactttttttaattttaaaataaagattcttaaaatatatgggATTTAGTATAAATTACAATACTTAGCAACTGAATTTGTGGGATTCTAGCTTTTGCTTTGATATCATAGTCTCAAAGTCATGATATCTATCATATCATtggattaagatatatatatctctctctctctctctctctcaactcgaCCTTACGATAGTCATCGTTTGCCCGAAGCAATGGTGggtaaacaaaagctactacctcGGAAATTTAGCTGCTAGCCATGACAACTTATACTAAATATAGTGAATTTCATAgatctttgatttaaagtaaaaaaaaacctataacAAGACACAGGaagttcatttttattttcatttactgatttttatttataagaaatttttcNCAACTCTTGTGACTAACATTTTGATCCCTGTTTCTCTGAATAGAACTTTGGAATTTACTAGtgtttttttccaaaaattttgcCTACCCATTTTGATggcaataatatatatatatatatatatatatatagttaggctgatatactatcggtagcacggaggcctccgtgctaccaaattatttttaatgatgcaacttctaaattgacgatcagctccgttagacttgatctacactattgaaaatatttggaagctaaatttcataatttttcggcatcatttacctatcaaacgagtagtctaaaaatgaaccgttgaaaataaaaatctcataaaaaataatgataaaaaacttgaatttaagatcagaggtactgatcttactttaaatagtgaaaagaattttctataaaaattttattagatttggattgttttacaccgttaaattcacaaacgcgtcacatccaccattaaaattatcaattttgagaccttttgatcactagccaaatgatgccgaaaaattatgaaatttagttttcaaatactttcaatagtatagatcaagcctaacggagccgatcgtcaatttggaagcggcatcattgaaacaacttggtagtaacgaaggcctccgtgctaccgatagtataccaccctaactcctatatatagagagagagagagagtgtgtgtgtgtgtgtgtgtgtgagagagagagagagagagagaaagagagagagaagagctactatactatcggaagtataaaggtttgatgcttccgactttttgacccttAAATTAAGAATTGTACGGTTGAAATGATTGCGGTCCCACTTAGAGTTGAGTAATATCCCTAGGATTAAGTAGTCTTcacagggtaatagtattaatccaaaggttagaaataatgaaaagggTTGATTTAAAGGCCAAAAAGTCAGCAACACCAGATTCCCTATATTTCCGATAACATAGTaactctattctctctctctctctgtcttgactggaaatgaatattcttcaaaaagtgatgatacaatttttatatttgagatctagaatctagattttattttaaatagtttaaagaattttttaacaaaaatttagttgatttgaactcttctatactgttaaacgagcaaacgcaccatatcagctattaaaattatagattttgtgaccctttgatcgttcagttagtgatgccaaaaaatcatgaaatttgacttctagataatttaaatggtctaaatcatgttcaacggtgccaatcgttgatttggaaactctatcatcaaaaacaaatcggtagtaaactgagcagtttactaccgatagtagcccagtcaaactctatatatatatatagagtccagctgctatactatcggtagcacggggcctcccgtgctaccaagttgttttcgatgatgcggcttccaaatcgacgatcggctccgttagacttgatctacactattaaaagtatttggaaactaaatttcataatttttcggcatcatttgactagtgatcaaaagatctcaaaattgacaattttaatggccgatgtggtgtgtttgNGGTAACTTTCTCTTAGTCTcatttttaatcctttttttcctattttactCTACATTATGATTATGATCATTTACGAAAGCTTTCTACGCCGCCTATGAACTACTTCGAATCTTGCTGCCTTTTTGCAAAATTAGAATCTAATCATAATAGGCCTGGCTTCTGGAACGGCTTCTCTAATCTGCGAAGCTACATCGAGATTGATGTTTCGCTTCTGCTGTGTCGAAAAGCTGAAATGACTTTCTGAGTCCCTACCATGGAAGCCGCCGTAAGAAGTTGTTTGCGCTCTTACTTTTGCAGAAACTTCGGCTATGCCACACAATGCCCCCTAAAAAGTTAATGCGGCATAACACTTTTGCATCCCCAGGAGCCGACTTCGAAGCTCAATTGCTGCTCTAATCATTTGTTCTCGTTCTTGTTCTTAAAATCTCGACCAGGTTCAGAAGCACGTTCAGATTCGAATGGAAGCGTACAAGAAGTACATCGACTCCTTACTCGACAAGGCGTACAAGATCGCGTCGGAGCAAATCGCAATGAGCAGTCTCAACAACTCGACCGAGCACGACTTACACGATCTGGCGACCAGAGGGGTCATGTGCGCCCCCTCCGACCCCCTGAGCCCCTCGATCTTCCACCAACTATCCGTCGGCTCGATCAGTTTACACAGTCCGGGGGGCAGAACCGCCCCGACTTCGGCGATCGACGGCCAATTCTTCTTTCAAAAACCGCCGGAACTAAAGCGCAAATCATACTaaaccaaaaaaggaaaaaaaaaaaagaaaaagaaaaatgcaaagaTGGAAATGGAAAGATCTTCTATTGTAGTGCAGTAGTGTTCT encodes the following:
- the LOC109719948 gene encoding uncharacterized protein LOC109719948 isoform X1, translating into MEAAVRSCLRSYFCRNFGYATQCPLKSSEARSDSNGSVQEVHRLLTRQGVQDRVGANRNEQSQQLDRARLTRSGDQRGHVRPLRPPEPLDLPPTIRRLDQFTQSGGQNRPDFGDRRPILLSKTAGTKAQIILNQKRKKKKEKEKCKDGNGKIFYCSAVVFLVALSF
- the LOC109719948 gene encoding uncharacterized protein LOC109719948 isoform X2; this encodes MEAAVQKHVQIRMEAYKKYIDSLLDKAYKIASEQIAMSSLNNSTEHDLHDLATRGVMCAPSDPLSPSIFHQLSVGSISLHSPGGRTAPTSAIDGQFFFQKPPELKRKSY